The window CGTAACGACTGTGTCACACCGTGTGGCcaaataatttgtcatttatgCAATCTCTACACAAATGTCATCGGGAGAATTTCTCAGTTGTAGCCACCTCATTGTTGCTGTGCTcgtcttgaatttttttttttttttttgcatattctcTGTGTAGCCAAAAATATTGTGTGTAGCTGAAGAGTTGATGTGCACCAACCATCCTGCGAGGTTCTGTGGTAGAACACTGTTGACTCAGGTATCATTGTGTAAAGGGCTGTATCTGCTTATTGTGTCTACATCCTCCTTCCCACCCcgacccaccccaccccctgcacCTTTGTCTTAAAATAGCCTTAGATTTACATGTAAGGTTCCCATTTGGCCTTAAAAAGTTCAACAAATTATGCACTACAGTTTCAGACATAGCAGAGAGCTCGATTTCCTCGCAGACGTGTGTTCAAGAGTCTGCCGTGTCATTGCCATGTTATCTACCTCCTATGAATGTAGGGGCTGTCCTGGAGTTGTAGTTGACTgcaaaaacctgttttttttgttgttgtttttttgatttatcACTCGTTTTTAAGAAAGACAGACAATCATCTGTATGTTCTTGAGAAATAAAAGATATTCCTCTATCCCATTCACAAGTAGAACTGATTCCAGGACACTCCGCTCTATGTCTTTTTTCCCTCATTGGCCATTTTCATTTTGtacattgtgcttttttttctttttcattgtaaGCCATGATGGAGAAGCAAAGTGACCAAAGTCTCTTGGCAAAGGCAGCCCTGCACAGCCACGTGTATTCAAACCTCCCttcattttgtgtcattttgagCTCCGttgttcatttttctctttctctcctcccttATTTAAACCATGACATGCCAAAACTGAATTTGCTGTCATTCCTGTTCTGGTGAGGGTCTTTATGttgctgttttaatttgttcacaTCCACTGCTAAGCTCCTCGTTTTCGTTGTTGTAAAGGTGTAAGCTTTGATTTCTATTTTACATTTCCTTATTTTGTTAACATGTATGCTTACAGAACACAAGATATGCTGTAAACCCTGTTAGGACATAATGTGAATACCTATCACTTACCGGTAATATAGTTCACTCTATGGCTTGACTGTAAGTTGcgttaataaaaatgtttaaaaaatgttttcctgttgtcATTTGTTTAGATttcatagtttaaaaaaaaaaaagtattggaTTTGCTGAGGGCGGAGCCTCGACTCCCAAACCCAAAATGTGTcctttgaaaataaacatttttaaatcatttctgaaatttcaagttTACTCTTAAAAAGTCGGCATCTAAATAAAGTAGTTTTCTTTCGTGTGTCAGATTTAAATACAAATGCATGTTTAGAaatttcaaactttatttaaagtaTGATCAGGGCTTTGGCATACTGCAACACTTAAAGATAAGGATCATGAGGAAAGGATGGGTTTGCGCCACATCcacacagaaaacattaaattgGCTGATGTGTAACAGGAACAACGTTGATGGTCGACAGATGGAAAACGagatcattaaaaacaaagcaaaggatCAAGTAGGACAAAAACACTAACTATGAAACACCATACTGATGAAAACCTAACAAAAGAACCCAAAACTAGACAAATCAAAAATGTCTGAAGTggataaattacattttaaagttgatttttcttttacatacTGGAGATTTTGCACAAATTCACCTTTGAAACTATTTTTATCCAGTGGGTAACGTGGAGGATTCCGATAGAAAGGTTTAAGGCCAGCTACGCAAACACATTGAAAAGGATGAAGTTGCACggatgtgaaattaaaacagccACGGAGGTTTttccgaagaagaagaagaaagttctCATCAGATTCCTTTCCTTGTGTTCATGATGGAGCTTGGATGGTGGTTGTGGATCTGACGTTCACGACGAGAGACCAGACCGACAGATACTTGAAACCAGAGGGAAACAACTACAAAGTAAGACGCGTAGCTACGACAATAAATTAAAGCAAAGATGGGGTCCACGTTATGGACCGcctcttttttgtttcattctcgCTGGAATTTCACATTGAATAGAAAGATCTTTCATAAaaagttataaaataaataagcacTCTTTCCCTTTGAGTTCTGAGTAGAAAAAAAGTTGCATGGTGTGTGAGCCCAACGAGGAGACaggaattagattttttttttttctttttaactattatttaatgtttctgCTCTTGTCTCCTCacgttaaaacacacacatgctcatcTTCAGTAGACCCAATTCACCGGGACCCACTGGGGCTCACTGCACAGTTTGTCCACAGAGGCCTGTAACACCTCGAAGGCCTTGTCCAGGTTGTCGTTGACGATGGTCAGGTCGAAGTAGTGGCTGTACGCCCTCTGGATCCGGGCGCTCTCATCCACTGTCTTCCTCAGGTCCACATCCTGCTGGTCAACAGAGGGCAGGTGAGTTTTTCCAGCTACACAGATAAAGAATTTTTTTgcagtataaggcgcacttaacaaatggcctatttaaaataaattcatataaAAGGCTCACTGGATTAGAAagcgcatctgattataaggcacaccttcaatgagtggcctattttaaaacattttcatatataaggcgcagtGTCGGTATTTGAGGctttcaggtgcgccttatagtgtggaaaatactgcacaCATCTGAATTACCCGACATCCTGTCATTGTAACATCACCGAACAAAATCTGACTGCTGCTCTGCCTCCAGCCTGTAGTGGGCGCTGTCACCCTGTTCTCCTCCAGGAAGGAGTTGTAAACTCCAGTTCTGTCACCTAGGAGTTTTACAACTCTCCCATTTTTGATGTTGTCGGTCCATCTCTTTGTTTTATCACTGTTTGGATTAATACAATCGttgagtgtgtgttgatgatGTGCTTTGGGGCTAGCTCACCGTCAGTTGTTTAGTGGTGATGCCTGCGTCCACCACAGCTTTATGCATGGCCTTAAGTGTATCAAAATCTGGTGCTGCGATGAAAACCACGTAAGGCATGAACTCCGCAGTTTTCAGGACTTTCAGAGCCTGAGGAGACGCAGAGGAGACGTCCTTACGTATAGAATAGAGAATAGAATCCACGCAGCTCTGAAACTTCGCTCTCCTTTTACCTGCGGGTTGACGTCCAGGATGCAGCTGCGTCCCGTGGCCACGACCTCGTGGATGGACTCGATTTTGGTGCCGTACAGGTTACCGTCATACTCTCCGTGCTCCAGGAAGCGTCCGGCCTTCACGTCCACCTCCATCTCCGTCCTGGAGGTGAAGTGGTACGAGTTGCTATTCAGCTCCTCATCACGTGGCCGTCGTGACGTGTCTTAAAAGGTGACCCTCAGTTAATAGTTTGAACAgatttctctttcatttgcatttaaaattttaGACATAAAAACTGCGTACATGGTATGGTGGTGCCAAAGCGCGTGGGATGAAGCACCATCAGCCTGTTCTTTAAGCTGCGCCGGCCCACGCCCTGAGCGCCAATCAGAACCAGTGTCTTCCTCTGGAAAGGCGGCACCTTGGCCACTTCTTCGTAGATCTGCAGCTCATGTCTGTCAAACTCTGTTTAGAAGGAAGTACAATTATTACCCAGTGAAAGTAAGCATAACACATTTAAAACgtttaaaaatcaaaagcatGAACCGACCTGCATTCTTAGCTGTCAGGtacatcatcttcttcttcttcttaccaGCTATGGTTCCACAAAGGATCCCTGTAACAGAGGATGTACGTTTAGTTGTTATTACAGCCTGTGGCCAGGGGAGGGCGGACGCGGACCATTTTCCAAAGGGAAACACGACTACAAAGAGCTATCTGGTGAAAAATTTTCCAAGCTTTTCAACATCAGCATGGCTTAATAGAAAAACAGGCACAAACTCCAACATACCTGATCCATCCAACTCTCTTGGGACAAAggctttcctcttctcttccaaGAACTGACTTGGAATCAGTCCCGTTGCTCCGCCGACCACATGACATGCCTGTCACAGATTGCAGATCAGTTAAGGTGTGTGTTGGaagtcaaaagaaaaagaatgaaagacgGCTGACCTGCCACCAGTTGGGATCCTCTCTGTTCACGATCTGGAGGATGTCGCCTTTCTTGAAGGCCATGCCTGCCTCTCTGCAGGGAATCAGGTTGTCGTGGGCAGGGTTGTAGTCAAAGTATGGCCTCACATACACCTGTGgcaaacgcacacacagacacacacacacacacacacacacacacacacacacacagatcagggGGAAAGTTTGTCTCAGTTAATATAAGTTGATGATGAAAGCAGACAAGCACAAAAAAAGATGTCAAGACTCGACCTCAGCATGATGTGCAGCACAGCAGCCCCATTCACACTCATTATGTCGAGTGCGTGACGCTGCCCTCGCACAGCTGTTCCCGCTGTGCCGAGCAGCGGACACCAGGAAGAGTAAGTGCTCTCGCCGGCACATCAGATTAAACAAGGAAAGCAATAAAACAAGCCAGTAAAATATTCTGTGCAGCGCGCTCACTTCCAGCGGAGCAGGAAGTGACTTTGCTTTATGTCTCATTTTGTTGTCGGTGCTTGGAATTCAATTTGCAGCTCTGTTCTGGAAGAACAAGATCTTCATTTGCTTTTAAAACAGGCTGCAAAAGAATTGTGGCCAAAAAAACACCTAAAGAAATTACTCTACTCTCCTTGTAGCATGAGATtatgagaagtgtgtgtgtgagtgtgacctAGATAATACATGGAGGGTTATTAATAGGGTTCACATTCCTGTGGAGGGGATTGTATGAGGACTGAATCAAACATCACTGCCCAACATCTGCCTCTCATTacgttatgtgtgtgtgtgtgtgtgtgtttacctgtggaGGTGCTGGAGCGTCTCGGTAGCTCGGGAGTATTTTCAGGGTGATCCCTCCGCTGCAGGCTTTGAGCATCTCCTGCAGCTCGGTGGGGTTGTTACCAACGTCCTTCCCGTTGACCTCCTTTATGATGTCGCCCACGTGGAGGAGACCCTGCCTGTCGATCATCCCGCCGTGGAGGATCCTGGCGATGACGAGGTCGTCTTTCTCCACGCGGAAAGTCACGCCCTGAGAGGACGGAGGGAGACAGGGATGATGCTTAACTTCTGCTGCTCGGATGAGCAATCGCCTTCACCCGCAATTCTCAATTATTGATAGAATAATGCACTCAGCCtgaagaatacacacacacacacacacacacacacacacacacacacacacacacacacacacacacacacactcacacacacacacactcttgggACCGTCTTGCTCTGCTCACCAGTGGTTCTCCGGCCTTCTTTCGGATGCCAATCATG of the Antennarius striatus isolate MH-2024 chromosome 14, ASM4005453v1, whole genome shotgun sequence genome contains:
- the pals2b gene encoding MAGUK p55 subfamily member 6b isoform X2, yielding MQQVLDNVGELPTSAGVKDIDLLFLRGIMESPIAHEQLEEVKLEAVQDNNVELVTEILGDISNLKVKDDSTAELSRILQEPHFQSLLEAHDMVASKCYEVPPPTEPGNDAAVNNALMQADAVRMIGIRKKAGEPLGVTFRVEKDDLVIARILHGGMIDRQGLLHVGDIIKEVNGKDVGNNPTELQEMLKACSGGITLKILPSYRDAPAPPQVYVRPYFDYNPAHDNLIPCREAGMAFKKGDILQIVNREDPNWWQACHVVGGATGLIPSQFLEEKRKAFVPRELDGSGILCGTIAGKKKKKMMYLTAKNAEFDRHELQIYEEVAKVPPFQRKTLVLIGAQGVGRRSLKNRLMVLHPTRFGTTIPYTSRRPRDEELNSNSYHFTSRTEMEVDVKAGRFLEHGEYDGNLYGTKIESIHEVVATGRSCILDVNPQALKVLKTAEFMPYVVFIAAPDFDTLKAMHKAVVDAGITTKQLTDVDLRKTVDESARIQRAYSHYFDLTIVNDNLDKAFEVLQASVDKLCSEPQWVPVNWVY
- the pals2b gene encoding MAGUK p55 subfamily member 6b isoform X1 yields the protein MVTAMEDVCPNGVQEEEMAPVGQPGAEGHAVEPSTQEPGTSGAMQQVLDNVGELPTSAGVKDIDLLFLRGIMESPIAHEQLEEVKLEAVQDNNVELVTEILGDISNLKVKDDSTAELSRILQEPHFQSLLEAHDMVASKCYEVPPPTEPGNDAAVNNALMQADAVRMIGIRKKAGEPLGVTFRVEKDDLVIARILHGGMIDRQGLLHVGDIIKEVNGKDVGNNPTELQEMLKACSGGITLKILPSYRDAPAPPQVYVRPYFDYNPAHDNLIPCREAGMAFKKGDILQIVNREDPNWWQACHVVGGATGLIPSQFLEEKRKAFVPRELDGSGILCGTIAGKKKKKMMYLTAKNAEFDRHELQIYEEVAKVPPFQRKTLVLIGAQGVGRRSLKNRLMVLHPTRFGTTIPYTSRRPRDEELNSNSYHFTSRTEMEVDVKAGRFLEHGEYDGNLYGTKIESIHEVVATGRSCILDVNPQALKVLKTAEFMPYVVFIAAPDFDTLKAMHKAVVDAGITTKQLTDVDLRKTVDESARIQRAYSHYFDLTIVNDNLDKAFEVLQASVDKLCSEPQWVPVNWVY